A window of the Sphaerobacter thermophilus DSM 20745 genome harbors these coding sequences:
- a CDS encoding SCO1664 family protein, whose protein sequence is MTDLLPRNRTDRDGNAPGIPPRLAPADRCTWRAPDDVILDLLRRGRITDCELVPWGSNYTFAVRLEHDDHPPTVAIYKPRDGEIPLWDFPTGTLYRREYAAFLVSCMLGWYFVPPVVIRDGPHGIGTVQLYVEPARGVHDGEVRDNFTSQLQRIALFDLITNNADRKASHCFVGADEPQLWGIDHGLTFHVHPKLRTVIWDFCGQPIAQELLEAMEALEREADRVRATLRPYLTRQEVEMFLRRVAALREAGIFPHLNPRRNIPYGW, encoded by the coding sequence ATGACCGACCTCCTCCCACGCAACCGCACCGACCGTGACGGAAACGCTCCGGGGATCCCCCCGAGACTCGCTCCAGCCGATAGATGCACCTGGCGTGCCCCGGATGACGTCATCCTCGACCTCCTCCGGCGCGGGCGTATCACCGACTGCGAACTCGTGCCCTGGGGCTCGAACTACACCTTCGCGGTTCGCCTCGAGCACGACGATCACCCGCCGACCGTCGCGATCTACAAGCCGCGGGACGGCGAGATCCCACTCTGGGACTTCCCCACCGGAACGCTCTACCGCCGGGAGTACGCGGCGTTCCTGGTCAGTTGCATGCTCGGGTGGTATTTCGTGCCGCCCGTCGTGATCCGCGATGGGCCTCACGGTATCGGCACGGTGCAGCTCTACGTGGAGCCCGCCCGCGGGGTACACGACGGGGAGGTTCGCGACAACTTCACGAGCCAGTTGCAGCGCATCGCGCTCTTCGACCTCATCACCAACAACGCCGACCGCAAGGCGAGCCACTGCTTCGTCGGCGCTGACGAGCCGCAACTGTGGGGCATCGACCACGGTCTCACGTTCCACGTCCATCCCAAGCTGCGCACCGTGATCTGGGACTTCTGCGGACAACCGATCGCGCAGGAGTTGCTGGAGGCGATGGAAGCCCTGGAGCGGGAGGCAGACCGTGTGCGCGCCACACTCCGGCCATACCTCACCCGGCAGGAGGTCGAGATGTTTCTCCGCCGGGTCGCCGCGCTGCGGGAGGCAGGCATCTTCCCCCACCTCAACCCGCGGCGGAACATCCCCTACGGCTGGTAG
- a CDS encoding SRPBCC family protein, whose amino-acid sequence MKISGSYTMQAPREAIWDKLIDPDAIAGCLPGVEQLEKVGENEYTMAMTVGVGPVRGTYSGKVSLANLNPPESYEMHIEGSGRPGFVKGTGMLRLAEGANGATEITYEGDVEVGGPVGSVAQRMLGGVARRLVEQFFSCIEKQISGG is encoded by the coding sequence ATGAAAATCTCCGGTTCGTACACCATGCAGGCGCCGCGCGAGGCGATCTGGGACAAACTGATCGATCCCGATGCCATCGCCGGTTGCTTGCCCGGCGTCGAACAACTCGAGAAGGTCGGCGAAAACGAGTACACCATGGCGATGACCGTGGGCGTTGGTCCGGTCCGCGGGACTTACTCGGGGAAAGTGTCGCTGGCCAACCTCAACCCGCCCGAGAGCTACGAGATGCACATCGAGGGATCGGGCCGACCCGGGTTCGTCAAGGGCACGGGCATGCTCCGCCTGGCGGAAGGCGCCAACGGAGCGACCGAGATTACGTACGAGGGTGACGTCGAGGTGGGCGGCCCCGTCGGCTCGGTTGCTCAGCGCATGCTTGGCGGTGTCGCCCGGCGCCTGGTCGAGCAGTTCTTCAGCTGCATCGAGAAGCAGATCAGCGGCGGCTAG
- a CDS encoding (2Fe-2S)-binding protein — protein MKQQITVTVNGVQHTSEVEPRLLLVHYLRDVLNLTGTHVGCDTSQCGACTVIMNESAVKSCTVLAVQADGAEITTIEGLAKDGQLHPLQEGFWEMHGLQCGFCTPGMIMTAYDLLQKNPNPTEEEIRHGLEGNLCRCTGYQNIVRSIQYAADKMRGAATAAGGE, from the coding sequence ATGAAACAGCAGATAACTGTGACCGTCAATGGCGTCCAGCATACGAGCGAGGTGGAGCCGCGCCTCCTGCTCGTCCACTACCTGCGCGATGTCCTCAACCTGACCGGCACGCACGTCGGCTGCGACACCAGCCAGTGTGGCGCCTGCACCGTCATCATGAATGAGTCCGCCGTTAAGTCGTGCACCGTGCTGGCAGTTCAGGCGGACGGCGCCGAGATCACCACCATCGAGGGCCTGGCCAAGGACGGACAGCTCCATCCCCTCCAGGAGGGCTTCTGGGAGATGCACGGCCTGCAGTGCGGCTTCTGCACGCCGGGAATGATCATGACCGCCTACGACCTGCTGCAGAAGAACCCGAACCCGACCGAGGAGGAGATCCGCCACGGCCTGGAGGGCAACCTGTGCCGGTGCACGGGCTACCAGAACATCGTGCGCTCGATCCAGTACGCCGCTGACAAGATGCGCGGTGCCGCGACCGCGGCTGGCGGCGAGTAG
- a CDS encoding xanthine dehydrogenase family protein molybdopterin-binding subunit, which translates to MAVTKMFGASVKRREDPRMITGRANYTDDVRLPGMLSMVILRSPYAHARIKSINVEKARQMPGVVAVYTGKDLVESLAPVPCAWLPPNSDLKVPEYRALAVDTVRYVGDGVAAVVAENRYQAQDAAAAIEVEYEMLPAVVDQEKATQAGAPQLYPDVPNNTAFVWRLAGGDIDAALRDADVVVSQRLINHRLIPTAMETRAAVANYNPGSGELTLWCTSQNPHIHRLLMSAVTGIPETKIRVISTDVGGGFGSKIPFYAGEMIAAAISKDLGRPVKWVEDRRENFVATTHGRDHVDYVDIAAKQDGTITGIRVKAYANMGAYLSTAAPGVPTWLFGLMLSGPYKIPNISVEVHGVLTNTTPTDAYRGAGRPEATYILERMMDLVADRLGMDPVEIRRKNFIAKEEFPYTVATTLEYDSGDYEAALNRALEIVGYEQFRKEQEAARQQGRLLGIGFSTYVEVCGLAPSQAAGAMGFQGGLWESATVRVHPSGKVSVFTGSNPHGQGEETTFAQLVAEELGVPLDDIEIVHGDTGRIPFGMGTYGSRSTAVGGTALIYAARKVRDKGAKIAAHLLEVSPDDIVFDQGRYYVKGAPDRVKTFQEVAGAAYLAWNMPEGVTPGLEETHFFDPINNTYPFGTHVCVVEVDPATGEVKFLRYVAVDDVGNVINPMIVDGQVHGGIAQGLAQAVYETAVYDENGQLLSGSLMDYALPTASMVPTYEVDRTVTPTPVNPMGLKGAGETGTIASTPAVVNAIIDALKPYGITHLDMPLTPQRIWKAIQESQKGS; encoded by the coding sequence GTGGCCGTCACGAAGATGTTCGGTGCCTCAGTCAAACGGCGGGAAGACCCCCGTATGATCACCGGCCGGGCCAACTACACGGACGACGTCCGCCTGCCCGGCATGCTGTCAATGGTGATCCTGCGCAGCCCCTACGCGCACGCCCGCATCAAGTCCATCAACGTCGAGAAGGCGCGCCAGATGCCCGGTGTGGTCGCCGTCTACACCGGCAAGGATCTCGTCGAATCCCTCGCTCCCGTCCCCTGCGCCTGGCTGCCGCCCAATTCCGACCTCAAGGTTCCGGAGTACCGCGCGCTCGCCGTTGACACTGTCCGCTACGTCGGTGACGGCGTCGCCGCCGTGGTGGCCGAGAACCGGTATCAGGCACAGGACGCGGCGGCCGCGATCGAGGTCGAGTACGAGATGCTGCCGGCCGTCGTCGACCAGGAGAAGGCAACACAGGCGGGCGCGCCGCAACTGTATCCCGACGTGCCCAACAACACCGCGTTTGTCTGGCGCCTTGCCGGCGGCGACATCGACGCCGCGCTGCGCGACGCGGACGTGGTCGTCTCCCAGCGGCTGATCAACCACCGGCTGATCCCGACCGCCATGGAGACGCGCGCCGCCGTGGCCAACTACAATCCCGGCTCCGGTGAGCTCACGCTGTGGTGCACCAGCCAGAACCCGCACATCCATCGCCTGCTGATGTCGGCGGTCACTGGCATCCCGGAGACCAAGATCCGGGTCATCTCCACCGATGTCGGTGGCGGCTTCGGCTCGAAGATCCCCTTCTACGCCGGGGAGATGATCGCAGCCGCCATCTCCAAGGACCTTGGACGGCCCGTCAAGTGGGTGGAGGACCGCCGCGAGAACTTTGTGGCTACCACCCACGGCCGGGATCACGTCGACTATGTCGACATTGCCGCCAAGCAAGACGGCACCATCACCGGAATTCGGGTCAAGGCCTACGCCAACATGGGCGCCTACCTTTCGACGGCCGCGCCCGGTGTGCCCACCTGGCTGTTCGGCTTGATGCTCTCCGGCCCCTACAAGATCCCGAACATCAGCGTCGAGGTCCACGGCGTCCTGACCAACACCACCCCGACCGACGCCTACCGCGGCGCCGGCCGGCCTGAGGCGACCTACATCCTTGAGCGGATGATGGATCTGGTGGCTGACCGGCTGGGTATGGACCCGGTCGAGATCCGCCGCAAGAACTTCATCGCCAAGGAGGAGTTCCCGTACACCGTCGCCACCACGCTCGAGTACGACAGCGGCGACTACGAGGCCGCACTCAATCGGGCACTGGAGATCGTCGGCTACGAGCAGTTCCGGAAGGAACAGGAAGCGGCGCGCCAGCAGGGACGGCTCCTCGGCATCGGCTTCTCCACCTACGTCGAGGTCTGCGGCCTGGCACCGTCCCAGGCGGCGGGCGCGATGGGCTTCCAGGGAGGCCTCTGGGAGAGCGCGACGGTCCGCGTCCATCCCAGCGGCAAGGTATCGGTCTTCACCGGCTCCAACCCGCACGGGCAGGGTGAGGAGACGACCTTCGCCCAATTGGTAGCCGAGGAGCTGGGCGTGCCGCTGGACGATATCGAGATCGTCCACGGCGACACCGGCCGCATCCCCTTCGGCATGGGGACGTACGGCAGCCGCAGCACCGCGGTCGGCGGCACCGCGCTCATCTACGCCGCCCGCAAGGTCCGGGACAAGGGCGCCAAGATTGCGGCGCACTTGTTGGAAGTCTCCCCGGACGACATCGTCTTCGACCAGGGCCGCTACTACGTCAAGGGCGCGCCCGATCGGGTCAAGACCTTCCAGGAGGTCGCCGGCGCGGCCTACCTGGCCTGGAACATGCCTGAGGGCGTGACGCCGGGCCTGGAGGAAACCCACTTCTTCGACCCGATCAACAACACCTATCCGTTCGGCACCCACGTCTGCGTGGTCGAAGTCGACCCGGCCACGGGCGAGGTGAAGTTCCTCCGCTACGTCGCGGTGGACGACGTCGGGAACGTCATCAACCCGATGATCGTGGACGGGCAGGTCCACGGCGGCATCGCCCAGGGGCTGGCGCAGGCGGTCTACGAGACGGCCGTCTACGACGAGAACGGCCAGCTCCTGTCCGGCTCGCTGATGGACTACGCCCTCCCCACCGCCAGCATGGTGCCGACGTACGAGGTCGATCGCACCGTCACCCCGACGCCCGTCAACCCGATGGGTCTCAAGGGGGCCGGTGAGACCGGAACGATCGCATCGACGCCGGCGGTGGTCAACGCCATCATCGACGCGCTGAAGCCGTACGGCATCACGCATCTGGACATGCCCTTGACGCCGCAGCGGATCTGGAAGGCGATCCAGGAGTCGCAGAAAGGAAGCTGA
- a CDS encoding FAD binding domain-containing protein gives MYPAAFEYYRATSVPEIVQLLQQHPDGKILAGGHSLLPLMKLRLAEPAALIDIGRVPDLSGIQDAGDSIVVGATTTYWDLLQSEVIRQSLPLITEAANVVGDIQVRNRGTLGGAMAHADPAADMPAVALALDASIKVVGPSGERTIPASEFFVDMFTTALNPDEVLTQIIFPKPQGTSGQAYEKFAHPASGYAVVGVAAFVTLDGGKVQTVRVGITGAGTVAKRASAVEQALAGQEPTEQAIESASAHAAEGLELNGDIFASEEYRAHLARVFTQRALSRAVAAARG, from the coding sequence ATGTATCCGGCAGCTTTCGAGTATTACCGGGCAACGAGCGTCCCCGAGATCGTCCAGCTCCTGCAGCAGCACCCGGACGGCAAGATTCTCGCCGGTGGCCACAGCTTGCTCCCGTTGATGAAGCTTCGCCTGGCGGAGCCGGCCGCCCTGATCGACATCGGGCGCGTGCCGGACCTGTCCGGAATTCAGGACGCGGGCGACAGCATCGTCGTCGGAGCCACCACCACCTACTGGGATCTCCTGCAGTCGGAGGTCATCCGGCAGTCGCTGCCGCTGATCACCGAGGCGGCCAACGTAGTCGGCGACATCCAGGTCCGCAACCGCGGCACGCTGGGCGGCGCGATGGCCCACGCCGACCCGGCCGCGGACATGCCGGCTGTCGCCCTCGCGCTCGACGCCTCGATAAAGGTGGTTGGGCCGAGCGGCGAGCGGACCATCCCGGCGAGTGAGTTTTTCGTCGACATGTTCACTACCGCCCTCAACCCCGACGAGGTGCTCACCCAGATTATCTTCCCGAAGCCGCAGGGCACCTCCGGGCAAGCCTATGAGAAGTTCGCTCACCCGGCCTCAGGCTACGCGGTGGTCGGGGTCGCGGCCTTCGTGACGCTCGACGGTGGCAAGGTCCAGACGGTACGTGTCGGGATCACCGGCGCCGGCACCGTCGCCAAGCGGGCCAGCGCGGTCGAGCAGGCGCTCGCCGGGCAGGAACCGACTGAGCAGGCCATCGAGAGCGCGTCCGCCCACGCCGCCGAGGGCCTGGAGTTGAACGGCGACATCTTCGCCTCGGAGGAGTACCGGGCGCATCTGGCGCGGGTTTTCACCCAGCGGGCGCTCTCGCGCGCCGTTGCGGCCGCGCGCGGCTAG
- a CDS encoding AAA family ATPase, producing the protein MCLELNSVEAVQKALATQRYVCEESLATAIFLALRLPKPLLLEGEAGVGKTEVAKVLAAILDTDLIRLQCYEGLDVSHAVYEWNYPRQMLAIRILEDKSVARDEAMEEIFSSDYLIERPLLQAVRHKGKAPVLLIDEIDRADEEFEAFLLELLSDFQITIPEIGTIRAETPPIVIITSNRTRELHDALKRRCLYHWIDYPNVEKELRIITAKVPGISERLAQQVAVFIHQLRREDLYKLPGVAETLDWAAALLALNQQELSTEIASATLGAILKHQEDVQAIRKNKLEALVSTATAASGS; encoded by the coding sequence ATGTGCTTGGAACTCAACTCTGTTGAAGCGGTTCAGAAGGCGCTTGCCACCCAGCGGTACGTCTGCGAGGAGAGCCTCGCGACGGCGATCTTCCTTGCGCTGCGCCTGCCCAAGCCCCTGTTGCTCGAGGGTGAAGCCGGTGTCGGCAAGACGGAGGTCGCCAAGGTATTGGCGGCGATCCTGGACACCGACCTGATTCGCCTGCAGTGCTACGAGGGACTCGACGTCAGCCACGCAGTCTACGAGTGGAACTACCCCCGCCAGATGCTGGCGATCCGCATCCTCGAGGACAAGTCGGTCGCGCGCGATGAGGCCATGGAGGAGATCTTCAGCTCCGACTATCTCATCGAGCGCCCCCTCCTCCAGGCGGTTCGCCACAAGGGCAAGGCGCCGGTTCTGCTCATCGACGAGATCGACCGGGCCGACGAGGAGTTCGAGGCATTCCTCCTCGAGCTGCTGTCGGACTTCCAAATCACGATTCCGGAGATCGGCACCATCCGGGCCGAGACGCCGCCGATCGTGATCATCACGTCGAACCGGACTCGGGAGCTGCACGACGCGCTCAAGCGCCGCTGCCTGTACCACTGGATCGACTACCCGAACGTCGAGAAGGAGCTGCGGATCATCACCGCCAAGGTGCCGGGGATCTCGGAGCGCCTCGCCCAGCAGGTGGCGGTCTTCATCCACCAACTGCGGCGGGAGGACCTCTACAAGCTGCCCGGCGTCGCCGAGACGCTGGATTGGGCTGCCGCGCTCCTGGCGCTCAACCAGCAGGAGCTGTCGACCGAGATCGCGTCGGCCACGCTCGGCGCCATCCTGAAGCACCAGGAGGACGTGCAGGCGATCCGGAAGAACAAGTTGGAGGCGCTCGTCTCGACCGCGACGGCGGCGAGCGGAAGCTAA
- a CDS encoding vWA domain-containing protein yields the protein MATPETFVNRAIRFGRALRRAGINTTSGQVMDFVRAVEHIDIGRRSEFREAARACLVTHRDDLEVFDKIFDLYWRAKPDFTAEAPDGVPPDDAIPFEDEEEGEGEGEEQQDGAEREGAEGRRRLEMVESTDEAADLDDSDSESDVFSYSAAEILREKDFADLTEEELAQTRRLMEQLQWRLGKRRSRRKVASPKGRFIDPRRTMRRSLQTAGVPLRISRRQVKLKPRQLVVICDVSGSMDRYSRILLQFIYAIENGMARVEAFVFGTRLTRVTRLLRHRSIDEAMERVAREVQDWSGGTRIGQSLQTFNQEWARRVLRNGAVVLIISDGWDRGDPEVLRQEIAKLQRSSYRLIWLNPLLGSPRYEPLTRGMQAALPYVDDFMPVHNLASLEALAKHLSSIDDHRPERRQQPLMSGTSSPAA from the coding sequence ATGGCCACACCAGAGACCTTCGTCAATCGCGCCATCAGGTTCGGGCGCGCCCTGCGCCGGGCCGGGATCAACACCACGTCCGGGCAGGTCATGGACTTCGTGCGCGCCGTCGAGCATATCGACATCGGCCGGCGGTCAGAATTCCGCGAGGCCGCTCGCGCCTGCCTCGTCACCCACCGGGACGACCTCGAGGTCTTCGACAAGATCTTCGATCTCTACTGGCGGGCCAAGCCGGACTTCACGGCTGAGGCCCCCGACGGCGTCCCGCCGGACGACGCCATCCCCTTCGAGGACGAAGAGGAGGGTGAGGGCGAGGGTGAGGAGCAGCAGGACGGCGCCGAGCGAGAGGGCGCCGAGGGTCGCCGTCGCCTGGAGATGGTAGAGTCGACCGACGAGGCGGCGGACCTCGATGATAGCGACAGCGAGTCCGACGTCTTCAGCTACAGCGCGGCGGAGATACTGCGCGAGAAGGACTTCGCCGACCTGACCGAAGAGGAGCTGGCCCAGACCCGCCGGCTGATGGAGCAACTTCAGTGGCGCCTGGGCAAGCGACGCTCGCGGCGGAAGGTCGCGTCACCCAAGGGGCGCTTCATCGACCCGCGCCGCACGATGCGCCGCAGCCTGCAAACTGCGGGCGTGCCGCTGCGCATCTCCCGGCGCCAGGTCAAGCTGAAGCCGCGCCAGCTGGTGGTGATCTGCGACGTCAGCGGCTCCATGGACCGCTACTCGCGGATCTTGCTCCAGTTCATCTACGCCATCGAGAACGGCATGGCCCGGGTCGAGGCATTCGTCTTCGGCACGCGGCTCACCCGCGTCACCCGGCTGCTGCGCCACCGCTCGATCGACGAGGCGATGGAGCGTGTCGCGCGCGAGGTGCAGGACTGGTCCGGCGGGACCCGTATCGGACAGTCGCTTCAGACGTTCAACCAAGAATGGGCGCGCCGCGTGCTGCGCAACGGCGCTGTGGTACTGATCATCAGCGATGGTTGGGACCGCGGCGACCCCGAGGTGCTGCGCCAGGAGATCGCGAAGCTCCAGCGCAGCAGCTACCGGCTCATCTGGTTGAACCCGCTCCTCGGCTCTCCGCGCTATGAACCGCTCACGCGGGGAATGCAGGCGGCCCTCCCGTACGTTGATGATTTCATGCCAGTCCATAACCTGGCGAGCCTCGAGGCGCTCGCGAAGCACCTCAGCAGCATCGACGACCATCGACCGGAACGGCGCCAACAGCCGTTGATGAGCGGCACGAGCTCGCCCGCGGCCTGA
- a CDS encoding XdhC family protein: MRDILPEIEKWQQEGEEIALATVVRASGSAPRPVGAKLAVTASGRMVGSVSGGCVEGAVFETAREVIKTGQPQLVHYGISDEMAWDVGLSCGGQIDVFIEKLV; this comes from the coding sequence ATGCGCGACATTCTTCCCGAGATTGAGAAGTGGCAGCAGGAGGGCGAGGAGATTGCCCTGGCCACCGTCGTTCGGGCGTCGGGCTCCGCGCCCCGGCCGGTCGGCGCCAAGCTGGCGGTGACCGCCAGCGGGCGTATGGTCGGGTCCGTCAGCGGCGGTTGTGTTGAGGGCGCGGTCTTCGAGACCGCACGCGAGGTGATCAAGACCGGCCAGCCGCAGCTCGTGCACTACGGCATCAGCGATGAGATGGCGTGGGACGTCGGATTGAGCTGCGGCGGGCAGATCGACGTCTTCATCGAGAAGCTCGTGTGA
- a CDS encoding XdhC family protein yields MSATFQELRDAINQEIPVALATVVAGGQVGAKLLVYEDGRRSGSLGNPELDARVAADALELLPRGQAETRTYTLDDATTADVYIESHRPPRRMIIVGAVHTAIPLERFARELGYHTIVVDAREFFATRERFPDAGELIVGWPDEVLSQLPLGPETDIVLLSHDPKFEDPTLEVALRSRAGYIGAMGSKKTSAERNERLRAAGFTEEQIARIHGPIGINIGARTPGEIAVSILAEIIAVRRGRDPRQPGSGLAPAKSDAAPASGESGT; encoded by the coding sequence ATGAGTGCCACGTTCCAGGAGCTGCGCGACGCGATCAACCAGGAAATACCGGTTGCCCTGGCCACAGTGGTGGCCGGCGGGCAAGTGGGCGCCAAGCTCCTCGTCTACGAGGATGGGCGCCGGTCCGGCTCGCTGGGGAACCCGGAACTCGACGCGCGCGTCGCGGCCGACGCGCTGGAGTTGCTCCCGCGAGGTCAGGCCGAGACGCGCACCTACACCCTCGACGACGCGACCACGGCGGACGTGTACATCGAGAGCCACCGCCCGCCGCGGCGCATGATCATCGTCGGCGCGGTCCACACCGCGATCCCGCTCGAGCGTTTCGCGCGGGAACTCGGCTACCACACCATCGTGGTCGACGCCCGCGAGTTCTTCGCCACCCGCGAGCGCTTCCCTGATGCGGGAGAGCTGATCGTCGGCTGGCCGGACGAGGTGCTGTCGCAACTCCCGCTCGGGCCGGAGACGGACATCGTGCTGCTCTCGCACGATCCGAAGTTCGAGGATCCGACGCTGGAGGTCGCCCTGCGCAGCCGGGCCGGCTACATCGGCGCCATGGGCAGCAAGAAGACCAGCGCCGAGCGGAACGAGCGGCTCCGCGCGGCCGGCTTCACCGAAGAGCAGATCGCCCGCATCCACGGGCCGATCGGCATCAATATCGGCGCCCGGACGCCGGGGGAGATCGCGGTTAGTATCCTCGCCGAGATCATCGCGGTGCGCCGCGGCCGCGACCCGCGCCAACCCGGATCGGGCCTGGCTCCGGCCAAGTCCGACGCAGCCCCGGCCTCAGGCGAGTCCGGCACCTAG
- a CDS encoding nucleotidyltransferase family protein encodes MPRVAGVVLAAGAATRIGGRKQLLTLGGRPILAYVLDAARRAPLDPLLVVLGSAASEIKAQVDLTGTQVVCNPRYREGQSTSVIAAVEALPDDVDAAVFLLGDQPEVAVPVLERIVETYRSTRAPIVQPRYAEGRGNPVLIARELFPELRRIRGDVGARPLLAQNRDRIAFADVSDFSRPVDIDTPADYERAKERFTARQEESR; translated from the coding sequence ATGCCCCGCGTCGCCGGTGTCGTCCTCGCCGCCGGGGCCGCGACCCGCATCGGCGGCCGGAAGCAACTTCTCACCCTCGGAGGTCGCCCGATCCTCGCCTATGTGCTGGATGCAGCTCGCCGCGCGCCGCTTGACCCGCTACTCGTCGTCCTCGGCAGCGCCGCGAGCGAGATCAAGGCCCAGGTAGACCTCACCGGCACCCAGGTCGTCTGCAACCCCCGCTACCGCGAAGGTCAGAGCACGTCGGTCATCGCCGCCGTCGAGGCGCTGCCGGACGACGTGGACGCCGCGGTCTTCTTGCTCGGGGACCAGCCCGAGGTGGCAGTACCGGTTCTGGAGCGGATCGTTGAAACCTACCGCAGCACCCGAGCCCCGATCGTCCAACCGCGCTACGCCGAAGGCCGGGGGAACCCCGTGCTGATCGCCCGCGAACTCTTCCCAGAGCTGCGGCGGATCCGCGGCGATGTGGGCGCCCGGCCGCTACTGGCGCAGAATCGTGATCGGATCGCCTTCGCCGATGTGAGCGACTTCTCCCGACCGGTCGATATCGACACTCCCGCCGACTACGAGCGCGCCAAGGAACGCTTCACCGCACGGCAGGAGGAATCACGGTGA
- a CDS encoding NUDIX domain-containing protein → MSVNIVGEIRFCPHCGRPVEQRDVSGRARPYCPACGVTFFADPKLAVAVVIEQDGKVVLQRRSIDPGLGAWTFPSGYVDRGEPPEVAAVREVQEEVGLTVRLTRLIGLYAEPGDIVVLAVYAGEVVDGDLTCGEESDAVGLFSPDDLPPLAFPHDAEIIAAWRAGSSAPPSPDRAPSRR, encoded by the coding sequence GTGAGCGTGAACATCGTGGGCGAGATCCGCTTCTGCCCCCACTGCGGCCGCCCGGTCGAGCAGCGCGACGTTTCCGGCCGCGCCCGACCCTACTGCCCCGCCTGCGGCGTGACCTTCTTCGCCGACCCGAAGCTGGCGGTGGCTGTCGTCATCGAGCAGGATGGCAAGGTCGTCCTCCAGCGACGCAGCATCGACCCGGGCCTCGGCGCCTGGACCTTCCCATCGGGTTATGTCGATCGCGGCGAGCCGCCGGAGGTGGCGGCTGTGCGCGAGGTGCAGGAGGAGGTCGGACTGACCGTCCGCCTGACACGGCTGATCGGCCTCTACGCCGAGCCGGGCGACATCGTGGTGCTTGCGGTCTACGCCGGCGAGGTTGTCGACGGCGACCTTACCTGCGGCGAGGAGAGCGACGCCGTCGGGCTCTTTTCCCCAGACGACCTACCGCCGCTCGCCTTCCCGCACGACGCTGAGATCATTGCCGCCTGGCGCGCCGGATCGTCCGCGCCGCCGTCCCCGGACCGCGCTCCCTCACGCCGGTAG